Within Candidatus Methanomethylicota archaeon, the genomic segment ACCAGCAATATTTGAGGGTGGAGATGCCGTATGGTTAAATGAAGAAACATTAATGATAGGTTATGGACCTAGAACCAATGAAGAAGCAGTAAAGAAAATAGTGATGAATGGACTTGGTAAAACCTTCAAAAACTTAATTTCAGTTCCACTACCAATGAGGAGAGTGCACTTAGATGGGGGGCTTATGATACTTTCAAACAACATTGCTGTAACTAGAATTGAAGATATATCCATGTATCCATCAAAAATGTACATGGAGGATGGCAAAATCAGAATAATAAATTTAGCTAAATGGTTGATGGAGAAGGGCTACGAACTAATAACTGTAACCGATAGAGAGGATAGGATGTTTGGAGCAAATCTAGTGGCAATAGGCGATAGGAAGGTGTTATCGTATGTATGGAATAGGAGGATTATGAGGGAACTTGAAAGGAGGGGTTTTGACGTTATAGGAGTTGAAGGATACGAATTGGTTAAAGGTGGAGGAGGA encodes:
- a CDS encoding arginine deiminase family protein; the protein is MGYGAQSEYGKLKSVLMHIPGEEVNIVNGSNREDYLFREVPDLDKFREEHEKFVKILKEEGVKVYLVEEEVDGELLEAIKLCPNMVFTRDTGTVTKNGAIIGRMKHHARSVEPIIVIEALKNIGVPIQMVMDAPAIFEGGDAVWLNEETLMIGYGPRTNEEAVKKIVMNGLGKTFKNLISVPLPMRRVHLDGGLMILSNNIAVTRIEDISMYPSKMYMEDGKIRIINLAKWLMEKGYELITVTDREDRMFGANLVAIGDRKVLSYVWNRRIMRELERRGFDVIGVEGYELVKGGGGLHCMILPIERESIKI